One Bombus pyrosoma isolate SC7728 linkage group LG7, ASM1482585v1, whole genome shotgun sequence genomic window carries:
- the LOC122569862 gene encoding diphosphomevalonate decarboxylase — translation MNTVTCIASVNIAVIKYWGKRDETLILPVNDSISATLDTDHLHTKTTVMISPTFKKDQIWLNGQEEDIKNPRLQNCLTQIRKRAGNSNHIDQWKIHICSENNFPTAAGLASSAAGYACLVAALAKLYQVEGDISSIARIGSGSACRSVMGGFVRWYMGSESNGADSIAKQIVPASHWPEMRILILVVNDAKKKVSSSVGMKRTMETSDLVQYRIKHVIPERMKRMEQAIVEKDFKVFAEHTMKDSNQMHAVCLDAYPPFVYMNDISHAIVDLVHAYNEAVNEVKVAYTFDAGPNATLYLLEENVPEFVGVLDHFYPPGINLENYRRGLPLNEVIDSPELFNNINAKKQAPESLKYIIYTKVGNGPKYLEDPKDHLLNKEGLPIS, via the exons ATGAATACCGTTACATGTATCGCATCCGTCAATATTgccgttataaaatatt gGGGAAAGAGAGATGAAACTTTAATCTTGCCAGTAAATGATTCCATTAGTGCTACCTTAGATACAGATcat cTACACACAAAAACTACTGTAATGATCAGTCCAACTTTTAAAAAGGATCAGATCTGGTTAAATGGACA gGAAGAAGATATCAAGAATCCTAGATTGCAAAATTGTTTAACACAaa TTAGGAAAAGGGCAGGAAATTCCAATCATATAGATCAatggaaaattcatatttgttcagaaaataattttccaactgCAGCTGGTTTAGCTTCTAGTGCAGCAGGATATGCTTGCCTTGTAGCAGCTCTTGCTAAACTATATCAAGTAGAG GGTGACATTAGTTCAATAGCTCGTATTGGTTCTGGTTCAGCATGCCGAAGTGTTATGGGAGGTTTTGTAAGATGGTATATGGGTTCTGAATCAAATGGTGCTGACAGCATAGCAAAACAAATTGTGCCTGCCTCTCATTGGCCAGAaatgagaattttaatattagtt GTAAATGAtgcaaagaaaaaagtttCCAGTTCAGTTGGAATGAAAAGAACCATGGAAACATCTGATCTTGTACAATACAGAATAAAACATGTTATTCCTGAGAGAATGAAGAGAATGGAACAGGCAATTgtagaaaaagattttaaagtaTTTGCTGAACATACAATGAAAGATTCAAATCAAATGCATGCAGTATGTTTGGATGCATATCCACCATTTGTTTATATGAATGATATTTCACATGCCATTGTTGATCTTGTTCATGCCTATAATGAAGCTGTGAATGAAGTAAAG GTTGCATATACTTTTGATGCAGGACCAAATGCAACTCTGTATCTCTTGGAAGAGAATGTTCCAGAATTTGTGGGAGTATTAGATCATTTCTACCCACCAggaattaatttagaaaactaCAGGAGAGGGTTACCTCTTAATGAAGTTATAGATTCGcca gagctatttaataacattaatgcAAAAAAACAAGCACCAGAATctcttaaatatattatttacactaAAGTTGGAAATGGTCCTAAGTATTTAGAGGATCCCAAAGATCATCTTTTAAACAAAGAAGGATTGCCTATTAGTTAA
- the LOC122569864 gene encoding acyl-coenzyme A thioesterase 13-like, giving the protein MCKTKLITSVLERVLKTPNFGQCLQKLQIISAGNGNCKAQLIVSEEHLNLGGTLHGGFTSTLIDCVSTYAIMTHGNNLPGVSVDLNITFMKSALPGDLITIDAKTVRAGKTLAFLAVDITKDEGKHVIAHGRHTKFVGQK; this is encoded by the exons ATgtgtaaaacaaaattgattaCATCAGTTTTGGAACGTGTTCTTAAAACGCCTAATTTCGGACAATGTTTACAAAAA CTCCAAATAATTTCAGCAGGAAATGGAAATTGTAAAGCACAATTAATCGTATCTGAGGAGCATTTAAACTTAGGTGGTACTTTGCATGGTGGTTTTACAAGTACGCTAATTGATTGTGTTTCTACATATGCGATAATGACACATGGAAATAATTTACCAGGTGTCTCAgtagatttaaatattac gTTTATGAAATCTGCCCTTCCTGGAGACCTGATAACAATTGATGCCAAAACTGTACGTGCTGGAAAAACACTAGCGTTTCTTGCAGTAGATATTACAAAAGATGAGGGAAAACATGTAATTGCTCATGGACGGCACACAAAATTTGTTGGACAGAAATAA